One Triticum dicoccoides isolate Atlit2015 ecotype Zavitan chromosome 5B, WEW_v2.0, whole genome shotgun sequence genomic window carries:
- the LOC119307402 gene encoding septin and tuftelin-interacting protein 1 homolog 1-like encodes MEEDAEGMDRFDMDGDFLGGRSGRDGDFFYEGRRQRALQTRDDALYGVFAEGDSDYDYDSEEDEGSRPRKRRRDELESDFTRPVQFVSKGMPEGVEREEQRPGLGQAAFSLRTAAAAEEDAEDNQDLPTGFGQRIAEGARARREEKERQHEAAKRRRQASSAAGADDGKPAPAPGSVESNTKVAKMMAMMGHKRGMGLGKNAQGITAPLETIPRRKNAGLGSVEEFKEAKPFTAKENLPPPPPPPCAKKEKQRWSKKASLMRDQVLTKNELLAMHAEQEQDEQPTVVQKVIDMRGPQVRVLTDLKGLSDEQEMEVNDVPMPELQYNVRVLVDETKADIIRLDGQLRQEQERVASLVREKEKVAKQEALQKHQLQVMETIAGVLEQVWVDDTAGLLMLRGLLKTFQELKLRHEEEFKMCSVAWIACRFAHPLLIQVFQGWQPLQNPLFGLEVMSSLKDLLQCDQPYDFSDATESMAPYVQLVSEVILPAVRISGTNSWEARDPEPMLCFLESWEQLLPPIVLHSILEHVIMPKLTAAVESWDPRREKVPIHAWVHPWLPTLGRRIETLCHSIRYKLSSVLHVWQAHDASAYALLSPWKGVFDPASWEDLIVRYIIPKLKMALQEFQINPANQKFDQFNSVMIWASAVPVSHMVHMLEVDFFSKWQQVLYHWLCSEIPDFNEITNWYKSWRGLFPPELLANKRIRMLLTAGLEMMNQAAEGVDLVQPGASENVGYLRATEKWQFDAAQQASQYPAYHSVPGATMGDMSFKESIQAYAADQGLLFMPRVNKSYNGKPVYEFGTVSIFIDSVKRLLYAQLQEGTDRWSSVSLTQLLEMNRMARSH; translated from the coding sequence ATGGAGGAGGACGCGGAGGGCATGGACCGCTTCGACATGGACGGCGACTTCCTGGGCGGCCGCTCCGGCCGCGACGGGGACTTCTTCTACGAGGGCCGCCGCCAGCGCGCGCTCCAGACCCGCGACGATGCCCTCTACGGCGTCTTCGCCGAGGGGGACTCCGACTACGATTACGACTCCGAGGAGGACGAGGGGTCGCGACCCCGCAAGCGCAGAAGGGACGAGCTCGAGTCTGACTTCACCAGGCCCGTGCAGTTCGTCTCCAAGGGAATGCCCGAGGGGGTGGAGCGGGAGGAGCAGAGGCCTGGGCTTGGCCAGGCCGCGTTCTCCttgcgcaccgccgccgccgcggaggaggacgcggaggacAACCAGGACCTGCCCACGGGGTTCGGGCAGCGGATCGCGGAGGGTGCGCGTGCCAGGCGGGAGGAGAAGGAGCGGCAGCACGAGGCGGCCAAACGCCGCCGCCAGGCGTCGTCGGCGGCCGGGGCGGATGATGGAAAACCAGCGCCGGCCCCTGGCAGCGTGGAGTCCAACACGAAGGTGGCTAAGATGATGGCTATGATGGGGCACAAGAGAGGAATGGGCCTCGGCAAGAATGCTCAGGGAATCACGGCACCGCTGGAGACCATCCCGCGCCGCAAAAATGCCGGACTTGGCAGTGTCGAGGAGTTTAAGGAGGCCAAGCCCTTCACTGCCAAGGAGAACCTGCCACCCCCACCTCCTCCGCCGTGTGCCAAGAAGGAAAAGCAAcggtggtccaagaaggccagcttgATGAGAGATCAGGTCCTGACCAAGAATGAGTTGCTGGCTATGCACGCCGAGCAGGAACAGGATGAGCAGCCCACGGTTGTCCAGAAGGTGATTGACATGCGAGGGCCTCAGGTTCGTGTGCTGACAGACTTGAAGGGGCTCAGTGATGAACAGGAGATGGAGGTGAATGATGTGCCAATGCCAGAGTTGCAGTACAATGTGCGGGTGCTTGTTGACGAGACTAAGGCTGATATCATCAGGTTGGATGGGCAGCTGCGACAGGAGCAGGAGAGGGTGGCTAGTTTGGTGCGGGAGAAGGAGAAAGTAGCAAAGCAGGAGGCGTTGCAGAAACACCAGCTGCAGGTTATGGAGACGATTGCAGGTGTGCTGGAGCAAGTCTGGGTGGACGATACAGCTGGTTTGCTCATGCTGCGAGGGTTGCTCAAGACCTTCCAGGAATTGAAGCTGCGCCATGAGGAGGAGTTCAAAATGTGCAGCGTTGCATGGATCGCTTGCCGATTTGCTCATCCGTTACTGATCCAGGTCTTCCAGGGGTGGCAGCCTCTGCAGAATCCGCTGTTTGGCTTGGAAGTCATGTCATCATTGAAGGATTTGCTGCAGTGTGACCAGCCATATGATTTCTCAGATGCTACTGAATCAATGGCTCCATATGTACAGCTGGTTAGCGAGGTGATCCTGCCAGCTGTGAGGATATCAGGAACTAATTCATGGGAGGCTAGGGATCCAGAACCAATGCTCTGCTTTCTCGAGTCATGGGAGCAGTTGCTGCCCCCTATTGTACTCCATTCAATATTAGAGCATGTAATCATGCCAAAGCTCACAGCCGCTGTTGAATCCTGGGATCCACGAAGGGAGAAGGTACCCATTCATGCATGGGTACATCCATGGTTGCCGACTCTAGGACGAAGGATAGAGACCTTGTGTCACTCCATTCGGTACAAGCTGAGTAGTGTCCTCCATGTTTGGCAAGCTCACGATGCATCAGCTTACGCTTTGCTATCTCCATGGAAGGGTGTATTTGATCCAGCAAGTTGGGAAGACTTGATAGTGCGTTATATCATTCCTAAACTTAAAATGGCACTCCAGGAGTTTCAGATCAACCCAGCAAACCAGAAGTTCGACCAGTTTAACTCGGTTATGATTTGGGCTTCTGCTGTACCGGTATCCCATATGGTCCATATGTTGGAAGTTGATTTCTTTAGCAAGTGGCAGCAGGTTCTGTACCATTGGTTGTGTTCAGAGATTCCCGATTTCAATGAGATCACAAACTGGTACAAGAGCTGGAGGGGTCTTTTCCCACCAGAGTTACTCGCCAATAAACGCATACGGATGCTTCTAACGGCTGGTCTTGAGATGATGAACCAAGCTGCTGAAGGGGTTGACTTGGTGCAGCCAGGGGCAAGTGAGAATGTGGGCTACTTGAGAGCAACAGAGAAGTGGCAATTTGATGCAGCACAGCAAGCATCGCAATACCCAGCTTATCATTCAGTGCCAGGTGCAACCATGGGAGATATGAGCTTCAAGGAGTCTATTCAGGCATATGCGGCTGACCAAGGTTTGCTGTTTATGCCTAGAGTTAATAAATCCTATAATGGCAAGCCAGTGTATGAATTTGGCACCGTGAGTATCTTCATAGACTCTGTCAAGCGACTACTCTATGCGCAACTTCAAGAGGGAACCGATAGATGGAGTTCTGTGTCTCTTACACAACTGCTGGAAATGAACCGGATGGCAAGATCACACTAG
- the LOC119307401 gene encoding cold-responsive protein kinase 1-like — protein MTCFRLLRWKKKSRSQIVQQDIDVPLHGNVKIYSSKELKRATRNFCSGNKLGQGSFGCVYLGKLKNGQKVAIKVLSSESKQGTREFLNELSVISSITHHNLVKLHGCCVDGGQKMLVYNYLENNSLARTLFGNTHSSIRFDWSTRAKICIGVADGLTYLHEEIRPHIVHRDIKASNILLDKDLSPKISDFGLAKLFPGNMTHISTRVAGTLGYLAPEYAIRGQLTKKADVYSFGVLLLEIVSGRWHTDPRLPLQDQFLLETVWTLYKSGDLGSIIDRTLKDGFSTDEAHKFLKIGLLCTQDSPKVRPSMSTVAKMLKGECAVSDKIMRPGLITDVMDLKVRTIEPALQLSVSPPMSPLDNHSLVSNLAFAGSTVIRDSP, from the exons ATGACTTGCTTTCGTTTGCTCCGGTGGAAGAAAAAATCCAGAAGCCAAATTGTACAGCAGGACATAG ACGTACCACTCCATGGCAACGTGAAGATATACTCCTCCAAGGAGCTCAAAAGGGCCACAAGGAATTTCTGCTCAGGAAACAAACTCGGACAGGGTTCTTTCGGCTGCGTTTACCTG GGAAAGCTGAAGAATGGTCAAAAGGTTGCCATCAAGGTGCTCTCCTCCGAGTCAAAGCAAGGAACAAGGGAGTTCTTGAATGAACTGAGTGTCATATCCAGCATAACCCATCACAACCTTGTAAAACTGCACGGCTGCTGCGTCGATGGAGGTCAGAAAATGCTGGTGTACAATTATCTGGAGAACAACAGCCTCGCACGAACCCTCTTTG GCAATACCCACAGTAGTATCCGCTTTGACTGGAGCACAAGGGCGAAGATCTGCATTGGTGTCGCCGACGGTCTCACATATCTGCATGAAGAAATCCGGCCACATATCGTCCACCGTGACATCAAGGCGAGTAATATTCTGCTTGACAAGGACCTGAGCCCCAAAATATCGGATTTCGGGCTAGCAAAGCTCTTCCCGGGCAACATGACGCATATCAGCACGAGGGTTGCAGGAACATT AGGGTATCTGGCACCGGAGTATGCAATCCGAGGGCAGCTGACAAAGAAGGCTGATGTGTACAGCTTTGGGGTTCTGCTGCTGGAGATTGTCAGTGGCAGGTGGCACACTGACCCCAGATTGCCTCTCCAAGATCAGTTCCTCCTAGAAACG GTTTGGACACTCTACAAGTCTGGTGATCTTGGGAGCATCATCGACAGGACCTTAAAAGATGGTTTCAGCACCGACGAAGCTCATAAGTTTTTGAAAATAGGACTTCTGTGCACCCAGGATAGCCCCAAGGTCAGGCCCTCCATGTCGACAGTCGCAAAGATGCTAAAGGGTGAGTGCGCCGTCAGCGACAAGATCATGAGGCCAGGCCTGATCACAGATGTCATGGACCTGAAAGTCAGAACAATCGAGCCTGCTCTTCAGTTAAGTGTGTCTCCACCAATGTCTCCACTGGATAACCACTCACTGGTGTCTAACCTTGCATTCGCTGGTAGCACTGTGATAAGGGACAGCCCCTAA